In the genome of Coraliomargarita algicola, one region contains:
- a CDS encoding glycoside hydrolase family 28 protein: MMKKLIVSLLLLAAGLATGCATRTTSIYNVKDYGAIGDGVALNTKALQATIDACADTGGGVVLVPAGQYVTGTIKLKSNIELRLEPEAELLGSLSLDDYARDIQGAIEAPAFDECLVYAENAKNIRITGGGTINGRGHRENFPVGERTAYHDRPMLIRFVDCVGVHFEDVTFKNAASWCTHLVDCDNIVARNVTIDSVVNRNNDGFDLDGCKNVLIEDCDIRTGDDSICPKSTTTRVVENVVVRNTRAISHTSAFKLGTSSRGGFKNILVTDCDFSGTRMGAIKLLAVDGGFIEDVRISNIVMDDVEGPIFIRLANRGRTYEKPTEQIQAKDVEPEGAPVGYIKGIHISDIKATVSGDKLDRQGMMISGIPGHMIEDVLLENIEISYPGGGTAEQAQVEVAEDIARYPEQFFFGVLPSWGLYIRHAKNVEFKNVNMSTRAPDARQKFVQVNVENFVSDEL, from the coding sequence ATGATGAAAAAACTAATAGTATCATTGTTGCTACTGGCAGCCGGGCTTGCGACTGGTTGCGCTACCAGAACAACGTCGATTTATAATGTGAAGGACTACGGAGCCATCGGTGATGGTGTCGCGTTAAACACGAAGGCCTTGCAAGCCACGATCGATGCCTGTGCTGACACTGGAGGAGGTGTTGTGCTCGTTCCCGCCGGACAATACGTAACTGGAACGATTAAATTAAAGAGTAATATCGAGCTGCGCCTAGAGCCCGAGGCCGAGCTGCTTGGTAGTTTATCGCTCGATGATTACGCGCGCGATATTCAGGGCGCGATTGAAGCCCCTGCATTTGATGAATGCCTCGTCTATGCTGAAAATGCTAAGAATATTCGTATCACTGGCGGTGGCACTATTAACGGCCGTGGTCACCGAGAAAATTTCCCGGTCGGTGAACGCACTGCCTATCATGATCGTCCTATGTTGATTCGTTTTGTCGATTGCGTCGGGGTGCATTTTGAGGATGTGACATTTAAAAATGCGGCCTCATGGTGCACTCACTTGGTCGATTGCGACAACATCGTCGCACGTAATGTCACGATCGATAGCGTCGTTAACCGTAATAATGATGGCTTCGACTTGGATGGTTGTAAGAATGTTCTCATTGAAGACTGCGACATTCGCACCGGAGATGATAGTATTTGCCCAAAGAGCACGACAACACGAGTCGTTGAAAATGTAGTCGTTCGCAACACCCGTGCCATCAGTCATACTTCTGCTTTCAAACTCGGCACTTCATCGCGTGGTGGCTTTAAGAATATCCTGGTGACCGATTGTGATTTCTCCGGAACTCGTATGGGAGCCATTAAGCTCCTCGCTGTAGATGGTGGATTCATTGAAGATGTTAGAATTTCCAACATCGTGATGGATGATGTGGAAGGACCTATCTTCATTCGATTGGCGAACCGTGGGCGCACCTACGAAAAGCCAACCGAACAGATTCAGGCGAAAGATGTGGAGCCGGAAGGCGCACCTGTCGGCTACATTAAGGGGATCCATATCAGCGATATCAAGGCGACCGTGAGCGGTGACAAATTGGATCGCCAAGGCATGATGATTTCCGGAATTCCCGGCCACATGATTGAGGATGTGTTATTGGAAAATATCGAGATCAGCTATCCCGGTGGTGGCACTGCCGAGCAGGCTCAAGTTGAAGTGGCTGAGGACATTGCTCGCTATCCGGAGCAGTTTTTCTTTGGAGTGTTACCATCCTGGGGCCTCTACATCCGTCATGCCAAGAACGTCGAGTTTAAGAACGTGAATATGAGCACCCGCGCTCCGGATGCGCGGCAAAAGTTTGTTCAGGTCAATGTCGAAAACTTCGTGAGCGACGAACTGTAA
- a CDS encoding alpha-L-fucosidase, producing the protein MKKILIKLLALAAILGTTANDALALQVYSRGPLLNDPQREEAFMDWGLGMFVHWSLDSQLGSVISHSMVGASDDYVNRYVNELPKTFNPRNYDPDAWMEIAKLAGVKYMVFTTKHHNGFCMWDTKTTDFNIMNTPYAQDIVRAYVDACRRHGIKVGFYFSPEDFIFQYNNGLDIRRSAGRMSDGLTELGDYNKQQLDELFTNYGDIDVVFFDGRGMEELTQYIHQLQPECLVTRGEMETPEQKLPKEPLPGPWESCFTLGNQWQFKPTNENYKSGGQLINMLIETRAKGGNLLINVGPDPLGVIPFEQDRRFRELALWMFINGESIHDVRPCEIIGDDGIYYTQSKDGSSVYAFMTQFSNGKNRWKYGERKHILLKDLRATSTTEISVLGQNSQFLEYQPDAEPQSTFQQTENGLEVSVMRAQRIYNNRSWPNTVVVKLNNVEFK; encoded by the coding sequence ATGAAAAAAATACTAATTAAACTGCTCGCGTTGGCTGCTATCCTCGGGACGACGGCGAACGATGCCCTTGCTTTGCAAGTGTATAGTCGTGGGCCCTTGCTCAATGACCCACAGCGCGAAGAAGCTTTCATGGACTGGGGGCTGGGTATGTTTGTGCATTGGTCATTGGATTCGCAATTAGGCTCGGTGATCAGCCATTCGATGGTGGGGGCCTCGGATGATTATGTGAATCGCTATGTCAATGAGCTGCCGAAGACCTTTAATCCGAGAAATTACGATCCAGATGCATGGATGGAAATCGCCAAGCTTGCGGGGGTGAAATACATGGTTTTCACGACGAAGCATCACAATGGCTTTTGCATGTGGGATACCAAGACCACTGATTTTAATATTATGAACACCCCATATGCGCAGGATATTGTCCGGGCCTATGTGGACGCTTGCCGCCGCCACGGTATCAAAGTCGGTTTCTATTTTTCGCCAGAGGATTTTATTTTCCAGTATAATAATGGTTTGGATATTCGTCGTTCGGCGGGCCGTATGAGCGATGGTCTGACTGAGTTGGGCGATTATAACAAGCAGCAGTTGGATGAGTTATTTACGAACTACGGTGACATTGATGTGGTGTTCTTCGACGGAAGAGGGATGGAAGAACTCACGCAGTATATTCATCAGTTGCAACCGGAGTGTTTAGTGACTCGTGGTGAGATGGAGACGCCAGAGCAAAAGCTGCCTAAAGAGCCACTGCCCGGGCCGTGGGAATCATGCTTTACCTTAGGGAATCAATGGCAGTTTAAACCAACCAACGAGAATTATAAATCTGGTGGGCAACTGATCAATATGTTGATCGAAACGCGTGCCAAGGGGGGCAATTTATTGATCAACGTCGGACCGGATCCCTTGGGGGTGATTCCCTTTGAGCAGGATCGCCGATTCCGGGAGTTGGCGCTTTGGATGTTTATCAATGGTGAATCGATTCATGATGTCCGTCCCTGTGAGATTATTGGCGATGACGGCATTTATTATACACAGTCAAAGGACGGGAGCTCGGTTTACGCCTTTATGACTCAATTTTCAAATGGGAAAAATCGGTGGAAATACGGCGAACGTAAGCATATCCTGTTGAAAGATTTGAGAGCAACCTCGACGACGGAAATATCCGTTTTGGGGCAGAATAGCCAGTTCCTGGAGTATCAGCCGGACGCAGAACCGCAGTCTACTTTCCAGCAAACCGAAAACGGTTTGGAGGTCTCAGTAATGCGTGCGCAGCGGATCTATAATAATCGCTCCTGGCCGAACACGGTGGTCGTAAAACTTAACAACGTAGAATTTAAATAA
- a CDS encoding sialate O-acetylesterase, translating into MKKIIQILFIALLAVSAANAQKHLFILSGQSNMARLDPAISFTPAVEAALGKDNVIVVKHAQGGLPIRRWYKNWKPAQGDEPKATGDLYDQLMTMVKEATEGQELASITFVWMQGERDAREQYGSVYAASLQGLIEQLSGDLGRDDINVVIGRLSDFDLKGEKYPDWMLVRDAQAAVVKANPRAALVDTDSLNDGLNARGEVIVNDLHYSVEGYETLGTEFANKSIELIEANAPDSARKADAVEDPIVGTHEVLRLWPDDTGDYSAIQPRLDITRRGKIRYENVKDANLVVYLAESHAPTPAVVYSPGGSYKHLTPRPEIIEWLNAQGISVFMLRYTVPGDREAAFKDVQRAMRLVRHNAKRWNVDPDQLGVVGSSAGGHLVARLSQHYATPAYVAVDAADRESCEPQFVVIFSGAYFYKGQGAQQEPVLVEEFPMTADIAPTFLVYAKDDHSFYPGGIAYEQGLKAAGVSTYLIVSETGGHGLKDVNWMPECRVWLEGLGLSLK; encoded by the coding sequence ATGAAAAAAATTATACAAATCCTATTCATCGCTCTGCTTGCGGTCAGTGCCGCTAATGCGCAGAAGCATCTTTTTATCCTGTCAGGGCAGTCCAATATGGCGCGGCTTGATCCTGCGATTTCATTCACTCCGGCGGTGGAGGCTGCTTTGGGCAAAGATAATGTCATTGTAGTGAAGCACGCTCAGGGTGGACTGCCGATTCGCCGGTGGTATAAAAATTGGAAGCCAGCGCAAGGGGATGAACCGAAAGCTACGGGGGATCTTTACGACCAGTTAATGACGATGGTCAAAGAGGCGACGGAGGGGCAGGAGCTTGCCAGCATCACCTTCGTCTGGATGCAAGGGGAGCGCGATGCCCGCGAGCAATACGGGTCTGTCTATGCCGCGAGTTTGCAGGGCTTGATTGAGCAATTGTCAGGGGACTTAGGCCGTGACGATATCAATGTCGTGATAGGTCGTCTCAGCGATTTTGACCTGAAAGGTGAGAAGTATCCGGATTGGATGCTGGTGCGCGATGCGCAAGCTGCTGTCGTCAAAGCGAACCCACGTGCGGCTTTGGTTGATACGGACAGTTTGAACGATGGGTTGAACGCTCGAGGTGAAGTTATCGTGAATGACCTGCATTACTCCGTTGAAGGCTATGAAACCTTAGGGACAGAGTTTGCCAATAAATCGATTGAATTGATTGAAGCGAACGCGCCAGATTCAGCCAGGAAGGCCGATGCCGTTGAGGATCCTATTGTCGGCACTCATGAAGTGCTTCGTCTCTGGCCAGACGATACGGGCGATTATTCGGCGATTCAACCCCGCTTGGATATTACACGACGCGGCAAAATTCGCTATGAGAATGTCAAAGATGCCAATCTGGTCGTGTATCTCGCGGAGAGTCATGCGCCCACGCCGGCGGTGGTTTATAGCCCTGGGGGGAGCTATAAACACCTGACACCGCGGCCAGAGATTATTGAATGGTTAAATGCCCAAGGGATCTCGGTTTTTATGCTGCGTTACACTGTTCCAGGCGATCGTGAAGCCGCCTTTAAAGATGTGCAACGTGCGATGCGCTTAGTGCGCCACAATGCAAAGCGTTGGAACGTGGATCCGGACCAACTGGGTGTGGTGGGTTCTTCTGCGGGCGGTCACTTGGTGGCTCGTTTGAGTCAGCACTATGCTACACCTGCGTATGTAGCTGTGGATGCCGCCGATCGCGAAAGTTGTGAACCCCAGTTCGTCGTGATCTTTTCCGGAGCCTATTTCTACAAAGGTCAAGGGGCACAGCAGGAGCCTGTATTGGTCGAAGAGTTTCCCATGACGGCCGATATCGCGCCGACTTTTCTCGTTTATGCCAAGGATGACCATAGCTTTTATCCCGGTGGGATTGCCTATGAGCAAGGGCTGAAGGCCGCAGGTGTTTCCACTTACCTCATCGTTTCAGAAACAGGCGGACATGGGCTGAAGGATGTCAATTGGATGCCGGAGTGTCGCGTGTGGTTGGAAGGCCTCGGGCTGAGTTTAAAATAG
- a CDS encoding arylsulfatase, with product MKQFYIAVLLLCFGTIAQGATRPNIVYILADDLGYGDVQCMNPERSQIPTPHMDQLAADGMIFTDVHSSSSVCTPTRYGILTGRYNWRTRLQKHVLYGFSAPLLADDRLTVAELLKAQGYHTAAIGKWHLGLGIPTTNDKVASGNGNNVDWQGVITDGPVDHGFDYFYGISASLDMPPYIYIENNRFVGECTTVKQFHRPGPAEADFEAVNVLPDIAQKSVQYIQQQTVTEPFFMYIALTSPHTPILPAEDWQGRSQLGAYADFVMQTDAVIGQITEAIDQAGLGQNTIVIVTSDNGCSANRANYRALEKAGHFVSAQFRGSKADLWDGGHRVPFIVRWPAVVSAGAKSDELLCLTDLMATAAELSGATIPAGAGEDSISFLPALTGRSIVSTRAGVVHHSIDGYFAYRAGKWKLLLARGSGGWTAPKEAQAIQAGAPMAQLYDMERDPGETINLYNSHPEIANRLLQQLESDVARGRSTAGVRMNNDVDIVLWKERALARMNNQ from the coding sequence GTGAAACAATTCTATATTGCAGTTCTATTGCTTTGCTTCGGCACGATAGCTCAAGGGGCAACCCGGCCGAACATCGTTTACATTCTTGCCGATGATCTTGGTTACGGTGACGTGCAGTGTATGAACCCGGAGCGAAGTCAGATTCCGACACCACACATGGATCAATTGGCGGCAGACGGTATGATCTTTACCGATGTGCATAGCAGTTCTTCAGTGTGCACGCCCACGCGTTACGGTATTTTGACTGGGCGTTACAATTGGCGCACTCGCTTGCAGAAGCATGTGTTGTATGGTTTTAGCGCACCCTTGCTTGCGGATGATCGCTTGACCGTTGCGGAATTATTGAAAGCACAGGGCTATCATACAGCTGCCATCGGGAAGTGGCACCTCGGGCTTGGAATTCCAACGACCAATGATAAAGTCGCGAGCGGCAACGGTAATAATGTCGACTGGCAGGGGGTGATTACCGACGGACCGGTGGATCATGGCTTTGACTATTTTTATGGAATCTCAGCCTCACTGGATATGCCGCCGTATATTTATATTGAAAACAATCGCTTCGTGGGGGAGTGCACTACAGTAAAGCAATTTCATCGGCCGGGGCCAGCAGAGGCGGACTTTGAAGCAGTGAATGTATTGCCAGATATTGCTCAAAAATCGGTTCAATATATTCAGCAGCAAACTGTGACGGAGCCCTTCTTTATGTATATCGCATTGACTTCACCGCATACGCCGATCCTTCCTGCCGAGGACTGGCAGGGACGTAGCCAGCTCGGGGCCTACGCTGATTTTGTGATGCAGACGGATGCTGTCATAGGGCAAATTACCGAGGCGATTGATCAGGCAGGATTGGGGCAAAATACGATTGTTATCGTCACCAGTGATAATGGGTGTTCCGCAAATCGAGCCAATTACCGAGCGCTTGAAAAGGCCGGGCATTTTGTCAGTGCCCAATTTCGAGGGTCCAAGGCAGATCTTTGGGATGGGGGCCATCGTGTGCCATTTATCGTGCGTTGGCCAGCAGTTGTGTCAGCAGGGGCTAAGAGTGATGAATTGCTTTGTTTGACGGATTTGATGGCGACTGCCGCCGAGCTGTCGGGAGCGACGATCCCAGCAGGGGCGGGCGAAGATAGTATCAGTTTTCTGCCTGCCTTGACTGGACGATCGATTGTGTCGACGCGTGCCGGTGTGGTGCATCACTCTATCGACGGTTACTTTGCATATCGTGCCGGTAAGTGGAAATTACTGTTAGCCAGGGGCTCCGGAGGGTGGACTGCCCCAAAGGAAGCACAGGCGATTCAGGCAGGTGCTCCAATGGCGCAGCTTTATGACATGGAGCGTGATCCCGGCGAAACGATCAATCTATATAATTCCCATCCGGAAATTGCCAACCGTTTGCTTCAACAACTAGAGTCTGATGTTGCACGCGGTCGTAGCACGGCAGGAGTTCGTATGAATAACGATGTGGATATAGTGCTTTGGAAAGAAAGGGCCTTAGCCCGAATGAACAATCAATGA
- a CDS encoding alpha-L-fucosidase: MMILPQQLRRRVYLFLLVGFAMIGLSSTASAQGYSKPKMAGELRNLPEREAEFMDWGLGLFVHWAHDSQLGSVISHHMDMASDKHLERVIHELPQTFNPKRYDPDEWMQLAKLAGVKYMVLTTKHHSGFCLWDSAVTDFDIANTPYQKDIVKAYVDACRRYGIKVGFYYSPEDFAWNYREGYPARGGKMPSEKRKELIEFTKVQIKELLTNYGPIDALFLDGGHKAELAEYCHELDPNVLVTRGEMVTPEQRLPKDPIPGPWETCFTLGNQWQYKPTNDNLKSGSTLINMLVETRAKGGNLLINVGPKPDGTIPIEQEERFRELALWMFVNDEAIHNIRPCVVAGSKDAYYTQSKDGKYTYAIITQFTEAQPDPNNRIWPRSTRKQFVLPDLIANAETKVTILGQDHRQERYSDRIDLTIHFENSAEGLSMDVPRQQRLYNWRNWPNAIVLRFENVDFIQDVSSSTP, translated from the coding sequence ATGATGATATTGCCCCAACAACTTCGCCGTAGAGTCTACCTTTTTCTATTGGTTGGCTTTGCGATGATCGGCCTCAGCTCGACGGCTAGTGCCCAGGGCTACAGCAAGCCGAAGATGGCGGGCGAGCTGCGAAATCTGCCCGAGCGGGAAGCAGAATTTATGGATTGGGGGCTCGGGCTCTTTGTGCACTGGGCGCATGACTCGCAGTTGGGCTCGGTGATTAGTCACCACATGGACATGGCCTCCGATAAGCATCTGGAGCGCGTGATTCACGAACTGCCCCAGACCTTTAACCCGAAACGCTATGATCCGGACGAGTGGATGCAGCTCGCCAAGCTCGCTGGGGTGAAATACATGGTGCTCACAACGAAGCACCACAGCGGTTTTTGCCTGTGGGACTCGGCGGTCACAGACTTTGATATTGCAAATACGCCGTATCAAAAGGACATCGTGAAAGCCTATGTCGATGCCTGTCGCCGCTATGGAATCAAGGTCGGTTTTTACTATTCTCCCGAAGATTTTGCATGGAATTATCGGGAGGGCTATCCTGCTCGCGGTGGGAAGATGCCCAGTGAGAAACGCAAAGAGCTGATCGAATTCACCAAAGTTCAAATTAAAGAACTACTCACCAACTATGGCCCGATCGATGCCTTGTTCCTTGACGGCGGGCATAAGGCAGAGCTTGCGGAGTATTGTCACGAACTGGATCCGAACGTGCTCGTCACGCGTGGGGAGATGGTGACGCCGGAGCAACGACTGCCCAAGGATCCGATCCCCGGACCATGGGAGACCTGCTTCACGCTTGGCAATCAATGGCAGTATAAACCGACCAATGACAATTTAAAGTCGGGCAGCACACTGATTAACATGCTGGTCGAAACGCGGGCCAAAGGCGGCAATCTGTTGATTAATGTGGGGCCCAAACCAGACGGAACGATTCCGATTGAGCAAGAGGAGCGTTTTCGTGAGCTAGCTCTGTGGATGTTTGTGAACGATGAAGCGATTCATAACATTCGTCCGTGTGTGGTCGCTGGTAGTAAGGACGCGTATTATACGCAATCTAAGGACGGAAAATACACCTACGCGATCATCACTCAATTTACGGAAGCACAACCCGATCCCAACAATCGGATTTGGCCACGTTCGACACGTAAGCAATTTGTGCTGCCTGATTTGATCGCCAATGCAGAGACCAAGGTCACTATTCTCGGTCAGGATCATCGCCAAGAGCGCTACAGCGACAGGATCGATTTGACGATTCACTTCGAGAACAGCGCGGAGGGCCTCAGTATGGACGTGCCACGGCAGCAACGCCTGTATAACTGGCGGAACTGGCCAAACGCGATTGTCCTACGTTTTGAGAATGTCGACTTTATACAGGATGTATCCAGCTCCACACCTTAG
- a CDS encoding TRAP transporter large permease, producing MGTTALILIAIFLLLLAMNVPIAVSIALATFVAILAEGADPTIVVAANMVNGVNSFALLAIPFFILSGHLMGRGGMARRLIDFAATLVGFLPGGLAYVNTLTCMLFGSISGSAAAAVSSVGGFMIPEMNRKGYNREFNVSVTTTAATTGLLIPPSNIMIVYSVAAGSVSIAAMFMAGILPGIISGLFIMLVCGAFAYTKKYPREPRSTIRQMLIGFKRAFLSLFLIVVVIGGILAGIFTATEAAAIAVVYAFLLTVLYYREIKLRELPELLLQTGITTAVVMLLIGASSGMSWIMTMANIPQTVSAVLLGLSDNPILILLTINLLLLCVGTFMDMTPAVLIFTPIFLPVVSALGMHEVHFGIMMIANLCIGLCTPPVGTCLFIGCGVGQTTIAKVTKTMLPFFASMIVALLVITYVPAVSLWLPVETKQLKATDVENAHFMNAPQDTEELTSQP from the coding sequence ATGGGCACAACTGCATTGATCTTAATTGCGATCTTCCTGCTACTCTTGGCCATGAACGTGCCAATCGCTGTGTCGATTGCACTGGCGACCTTTGTGGCGATTCTCGCCGAGGGCGCCGATCCGACCATTGTGGTGGCCGCTAATATGGTGAACGGCGTGAATAGCTTCGCGCTATTGGCCATCCCCTTTTTCATTCTTTCGGGGCACCTGATGGGGCGCGGCGGCATGGCGCGGCGACTCATTGATTTTGCCGCTACCTTGGTTGGCTTTTTGCCCGGTGGCTTAGCTTATGTCAATACGCTCACCTGCATGCTCTTTGGCTCTATTTCGGGCTCGGCCGCGGCTGCGGTCTCATCGGTCGGCGGCTTCATGATTCCCGAGATGAATCGCAAGGGTTACAACCGCGAGTTCAATGTATCCGTCACCACCACAGCCGCGACGACCGGGCTGCTGATTCCGCCGAGTAACATCATGATTGTTTACTCAGTCGCCGCGGGCTCAGTGTCGATTGCAGCCATGTTCATGGCGGGGATTCTACCGGGAATTATTTCAGGCCTTTTCATCATGCTCGTCTGTGGTGCGTTTGCTTACACTAAAAAGTATCCACGAGAGCCGCGTTCAACGATCCGGCAGATGTTGATCGGTTTTAAGCGCGCCTTTCTCAGCCTCTTTCTGATTGTTGTGGTGATCGGTGGCATTCTCGCGGGCATCTTTACCGCGACGGAAGCCGCCGCGATCGCTGTCGTCTATGCCTTCCTTTTGACGGTGCTCTACTACCGCGAAATCAAGCTCAGAGAACTTCCGGAGTTGCTGCTACAGACAGGTATTACCACCGCGGTCGTCATGTTATTGATTGGGGCCAGTTCCGGGATGAGCTGGATTATGACCATGGCAAACATCCCGCAGACTGTGAGTGCGGTTCTGCTCGGGCTCTCGGATAATCCAATCTTAATTTTGCTGACCATAAATCTGCTGCTGCTCTGCGTGGGCACTTTTATGGATATGACGCCGGCGGTGCTGATCTTTACTCCGATCTTTCTGCCAGTCGTCTCGGCGCTTGGTATGCATGAGGTGCACTTCGGTATCATGATGATTGCCAACCTCTGTATCGGACTGTGCACGCCGCCAGTCGGCACCTGCCTCTTTATCGGCTGCGGAGTGGGGCAGACCACAATTGCAAAAGTCACCAAAACCATGCTGCCGTTCTTTGCCTCAATGATTGTCGCACTCTTAGTCATCACCTATGTGCCCGCAGTTTCCTTGTGGCTGCCAGTAGAGACCAAGCAATTAAAAGCAACTGATGTTGAGAATGCTCACTTTATGAATGCGCCTCAGGATACAGAGGAATTAACGAGCCAACCTTAA
- a CDS encoding TRAP transporter small permease, translated as MRQALLKFKQWMTTALNGLLILAVALLVLDVVWGVFTRYVMGEQANWTEELARFLLVWVSLLGGAVAFGQKSHLGVDYFVEKLHPEIRKLMAVVAHLLVLFFAVSIFLIGGWQVVSDALILEQTTPALGIKMGHVYLALPIAGVFMALFTLENIIEVLGAPTAYRNQVSAEGGAE; from the coding sequence ATGCGACAAGCTCTATTAAAATTTAAGCAGTGGATGACTACTGCGCTCAACGGGCTGCTGATCCTGGCGGTTGCGCTACTGGTCCTGGACGTCGTCTGGGGGGTGTTTACACGCTACGTGATGGGCGAGCAGGCCAACTGGACTGAGGAGCTGGCTCGATTCCTGTTGGTTTGGGTGTCCCTGCTGGGCGGTGCGGTGGCCTTCGGGCAGAAGAGTCACCTCGGAGTGGATTATTTCGTGGAAAAGTTACATCCCGAAATACGAAAATTGATGGCAGTGGTCGCACATTTATTGGTGCTGTTTTTTGCGGTCTCGATCTTTTTGATCGGTGGCTGGCAGGTCGTCTCCGACGCCTTGATTTTGGAGCAAACCACTCCGGCCTTAGGCATCAAGATGGGCCATGTCTATCTGGCATTGCCGATCGCGGGGGTGTTTATGGCCTTGTTCACGCTAGAGAATATTATCGAAGTTCTGGGTGCGCCTACGGCTTATCGGAACCAGGTAAGTGCTGAAGGAGGGGCTGAGTAA
- a CDS encoding TRAP transporter substrate-binding protein produces MNKTLSTLIAGIFIGALLATSGFALFLRAQKSGGGVASQTVLKLGHGLDTAHPVHQSLVFMKERLEELSGGSVTIDIYPSAVLGAEVQSIEQLQNGSLAMTCQSVAALENFIPSMAAFSLPYVFRDSEHYWQVLNGEIGHELMEKGEAKYLRGLCYYDAGSRNFYTKDKPIRTPDDLTGMKIRVMNSATAIDMVKALGGSPTPIAWGELYSALAQGTVDGAENNVPSFYSNKHYEVCKHFSLDGHTRIPDMLLMSSKVWKQLSPQVQGWVQQVAQESSDYQRELWNQKTKLAMEQAAAEGVHIYEVDTALFQAKVQPMLNAVEHPDVRMLLQQISQVN; encoded by the coding sequence ATGAATAAAACTTTATCGACCCTGATCGCAGGCATCTTCATCGGTGCTTTATTGGCCACGAGTGGCTTTGCGCTCTTTCTACGTGCTCAAAAGAGCGGTGGGGGAGTTGCGTCACAAACCGTGCTCAAGCTAGGGCACGGGCTTGATACGGCACATCCAGTGCATCAATCATTGGTCTTTATGAAGGAGCGATTGGAGGAGCTTTCCGGTGGTTCAGTCACGATCGATATCTATCCGAGTGCAGTTCTGGGAGCTGAAGTGCAGAGCATAGAACAACTTCAGAACGGCTCGCTTGCCATGACTTGTCAGTCTGTCGCGGCACTGGAAAACTTCATCCCATCGATGGCTGCATTCAGCCTGCCTTATGTCTTTCGCGATTCCGAGCATTACTGGCAAGTGCTGAACGGTGAAATCGGTCATGAGCTGATGGAAAAGGGCGAGGCCAAATATCTACGCGGACTCTGCTATTATGATGCCGGCAGTCGTAATTTTTACACCAAGGATAAGCCCATCCGCACTCCGGATGACTTAACCGGAATGAAGATCCGGGTCATGAACAGTGCCACCGCCATTGATATGGTCAAAGCGCTGGGAGGCTCGCCGACACCGATTGCATGGGGCGAGCTCTACTCCGCGCTGGCTCAAGGCACCGTCGATGGTGCGGAGAACAACGTCCCAAGTTTCTACTCCAACAAGCACTATGAAGTGTGTAAGCATTTCTCACTCGATGGGCATACCCGTATTCCCGATATGCTGCTGATGAGTTCAAAGGTCTGGAAGCAACTTTCGCCGCAGGTGCAGGGATGGGTGCAGCAGGTGGCGCAAGAGTCCTCGGACTATCAACGCGAACTCTGGAATCAGAAAACCAAGCTGGCGATGGAGCAGGCGGCTGCTGAAGGCGTGCATATTTACGAAGTCGATACCGCACTTTTTCAGGCAAAAGTGCAGCCGATGCTCAACGCAGTCGAACACCCGGATGTGCGCATGCTACTTCAACAAATTTCCCAAGTGAACTAA